In Aegilops tauschii subsp. strangulata cultivar AL8/78 chromosome 3, Aet v6.0, whole genome shotgun sequence, one genomic interval encodes:
- the LOC109760504 gene encoding uncharacterized protein isoform X1 produces the protein MEPSAKVDTQPKPRLIVRLGIFLASHHILFSALCCSAGIIALLFLPSLAKNTYLSENALIPGSANPLFSSEDVTEANKFIKGIEAAAGESRGGMEMSKFIVQQMKDLGAEVCYHEFLPHSKHFHPLKFFTSMTNDLAVRPNGTYSNSGTNTIGIIRAPRGDGKEAIVLVTPYNPQRVQANEVLSLALGFSVFSLLSRAAWLSKDIVWLSADSQFGEYTAVSAWLNQYHNPMFVGGVKHEPDGIAEKAEFTDFKRAGTMAAALIFKVGETRNYGDRDSVTMYAEASNGQMPNLDLLNVVHYLAVHRQGFRVNIETISSLLSSAWLRAIAEVIHTLGSILRKINPDWKLDITASDYVEGTANLASSIYNQALGVPTGSHGAFRDYQVDAVSLEFSPTFYIRNENAKSSFLVRGGRLLEGVVRSVNNLLEKFHQSFFLYFLTAPSKFISVGVYMIPFALLVVPLPIVAAALADGGRKKGKSIDASKTKGSADNLQTEGGSWEWLQAARVLLVIQLWAVIVSLLPYYISQIPDGTPIQSSVIWVVLAILTLIVLYAMFGSPYSAGVEWKLLKATMITSISIGLGLMSIINFATAQLGALIVIPMCLFSRPLKAQLGLSFLPRTVLCASNILLAVFGFPPAALLIMKGLSKGSWTVDLGDFWASMEFLWEWSSATYLYLFLVHLPCWLLCIHVLLHPCRQVGSKVKRE, from the exons ATGGAGCCGTCAGCTAAGGTAGATACGCAGCCGAAGCCGCGGCTCATCGTTCGCCTTGGCATATTCCTCGCTTCTCACCACATACTCTTCAG CGCCTTGTGCTGTTCCGCGGGCATTATCGCACTCCTCTTCCTCCCATCACTTGCAAAGAACACATACCTCTCGGAGAACGCTCTTATACCTG GCTCTGCAAATCCATTGTTCTCCAGCGAGGATGTCACGGAAGCTAACAAGTTTATCAAAGGAATTGAAGCTGCAGCTGGGGAATCAAGAGGAGGAAT GGAAATGTCAAAATTCATAGTGCAACAAATGAAAGATCTGGGTGCAGAAGTGTGTTACCACGAATTCCTCCCTCATAGCAAGCATTTTCATCCTCTGAAGTTCTTTACTTCCATGACAAACGATTTGGCAGTTCGACCCAATGGCACCTATTCCAACTCTGGAACTAATACAATTGGCATTATACGAGCTCCTAGGGGTGATGGAAAAGAAGCTATAGTATTGGTTACTCCTTACAATCCTCAGAGAGTTCAGGCAAATGAAGTACTATCACTCGCACTTGGTTTCTCTGTCTTCTCCCTCTTAAGTCGAGCTGCATGGCTGTCGAAGGATATTGTGTGGTTATCTGCAGACTCGCAATTTGGGGAGTACACCGCAGTCTCTGCATGGTTAAATCAGTACCATAACCCTATGTTTGTGGGTGGTGTTAAACATGAACCTGATGGTATTGCAGAAAAGGCTGAATTTACGGATTTCAAACGTGCTGGAACGATGGCTGCTGCTCTCATATTTAAAGTTGGGGAAACTAGGAACTATGGTGATAGAGATAGTGTTACAATGTACGCGGAGGCATCTAATGGCCAAATGCCAAACTTGGACCTTCTGAATGTGGTGCACTATCTAGCTGTTCATAGACAAGGTTTTCGTGTGAACATTGAGACAATTAGTTCGTTGTTGAGTTCTGCATGGCTTAGGGCTATTGCTGAAGTGATTCATACTCTTGGGAGTATATTGAGAAAAATAAATCCTGACTGGAAGCTTGATATTACAGCCTCTGATTATGTGGAGGGGACTGCCAACCTTGCTAGCTCTATTTATAATCAG GCTCTTGGAGTGCCCACCGGATCCCATGGTGCGTTCCGTGACTATCAAGTTGATGCCGTTTCTTTAGAATTTTCACCAACATTTTATATCAGAAATGAGAATGCCAAATCGTCATTTCTTGTAAGGGGTGGAAG GTTACTTGAAGGGGTGGTACGTTCTGTGAATAATCTGCTCGAGAAGTTCCATCAATCATTTTTCCTATATTTCCTCACAGCTCCGAGCAAGTTTATTTCAGTTGGTGTCTATATGATTCCTTTTGCACTGCTTGTGGTACCCCTCCCAATAGTTGCTGCTGCTCTTGCCGATGGCGGTAGAAAAAAGGGAAAATCAATCGATGCCAGTAAAACAAAGGGCAGTGCTGATAATCTGCAAACCGAGGGTGGATCATGGGAATGGCTTCAAGCTGCAAGAGTTCTGCTTGTTATCCAACTTTGGGCAGTGATTGTTTCACTACTACCGTACTACATTAGTCAAATTCCTGATGGTACACCAATACAAAGTTCAGTGATCTGGGTGGTGCTCGCCATTTTGACATTGATCGTCCTATATGCCATGTTTGGTTCACCATACTCTGCTGGTGTTGAATGGAAACTTCTGAAGGCCACGATGATCACTTCAATCTCAATAGGGCTGGGGCTTATGTCGATAATAAATTTCGCTACTGCTCAGCTTGGGGCGTTGATTGTGATCCCAATGTGCCTGTTTTCTCGACCGCTGAAAGCACAGCTTGGTTTGAGCTTCCTTCCACGGACAGTATTGTGTGCTTCAAATATACTTCTTGCTGTCTTTGGTTTCCCTCCAGCTGCATTGTTGATTATGAAAGGGCTGTCCAAGGGGTCCTGGACGGTAGACCTTGGAGATTTCTGGGCGTCAATGGAGTTCTTGTGGGAATGGAGTAGCGCCACGTATCTGTATCTGTTTCTTGTCCATCTTCCCTGCTGGCTTCTATGCATCCATGTCTTGCTGCATCCATGTCGCCAAGTGGGATCAAAGGTTAAGCGGGAGTAG
- the LOC109760504 gene encoding uncharacterized protein isoform X2 → MSKFIVQQMKDLGAEVCYHEFLPHSKHFHPLKFFTSMTNDLAVRPNGTYSNSGTNTIGIIRAPRGDGKEAIVLVTPYNPQRVQANEVLSLALGFSVFSLLSRAAWLSKDIVWLSADSQFGEYTAVSAWLNQYHNPMFVGGVKHEPDGIAEKAEFTDFKRAGTMAAALIFKVGETRNYGDRDSVTMYAEASNGQMPNLDLLNVVHYLAVHRQGFRVNIETISSLLSSAWLRAIAEVIHTLGSILRKINPDWKLDITASDYVEGTANLASSIYNQALGVPTGSHGAFRDYQVDAVSLEFSPTFYIRNENAKSSFLVRGGRLLEGVVRSVNNLLEKFHQSFFLYFLTAPSKFISVGVYMIPFALLVVPLPIVAAALADGGRKKGKSIDASKTKGSADNLQTEGGSWEWLQAARVLLVIQLWAVIVSLLPYYISQIPDGTPIQSSVIWVVLAILTLIVLYAMFGSPYSAGVEWKLLKATMITSISIGLGLMSIINFATAQLGALIVIPMCLFSRPLKAQLGLSFLPRTVLCASNILLAVFGFPPAALLIMKGLSKGSWTVDLGDFWASMEFLWEWSSATYLYLFLVHLPCWLLCIHVLLHPCRQVGSKVKRE, encoded by the exons ATGTCAAAATTCATAGTGCAACAAATGAAAGATCTGGGTGCAGAAGTGTGTTACCACGAATTCCTCCCTCATAGCAAGCATTTTCATCCTCTGAAGTTCTTTACTTCCATGACAAACGATTTGGCAGTTCGACCCAATGGCACCTATTCCAACTCTGGAACTAATACAATTGGCATTATACGAGCTCCTAGGGGTGATGGAAAAGAAGCTATAGTATTGGTTACTCCTTACAATCCTCAGAGAGTTCAGGCAAATGAAGTACTATCACTCGCACTTGGTTTCTCTGTCTTCTCCCTCTTAAGTCGAGCTGCATGGCTGTCGAAGGATATTGTGTGGTTATCTGCAGACTCGCAATTTGGGGAGTACACCGCAGTCTCTGCATGGTTAAATCAGTACCATAACCCTATGTTTGTGGGTGGTGTTAAACATGAACCTGATGGTATTGCAGAAAAGGCTGAATTTACGGATTTCAAACGTGCTGGAACGATGGCTGCTGCTCTCATATTTAAAGTTGGGGAAACTAGGAACTATGGTGATAGAGATAGTGTTACAATGTACGCGGAGGCATCTAATGGCCAAATGCCAAACTTGGACCTTCTGAATGTGGTGCACTATCTAGCTGTTCATAGACAAGGTTTTCGTGTGAACATTGAGACAATTAGTTCGTTGTTGAGTTCTGCATGGCTTAGGGCTATTGCTGAAGTGATTCATACTCTTGGGAGTATATTGAGAAAAATAAATCCTGACTGGAAGCTTGATATTACAGCCTCTGATTATGTGGAGGGGACTGCCAACCTTGCTAGCTCTATTTATAATCAG GCTCTTGGAGTGCCCACCGGATCCCATGGTGCGTTCCGTGACTATCAAGTTGATGCCGTTTCTTTAGAATTTTCACCAACATTTTATATCAGAAATGAGAATGCCAAATCGTCATTTCTTGTAAGGGGTGGAAG GTTACTTGAAGGGGTGGTACGTTCTGTGAATAATCTGCTCGAGAAGTTCCATCAATCATTTTTCCTATATTTCCTCACAGCTCCGAGCAAGTTTATTTCAGTTGGTGTCTATATGATTCCTTTTGCACTGCTTGTGGTACCCCTCCCAATAGTTGCTGCTGCTCTTGCCGATGGCGGTAGAAAAAAGGGAAAATCAATCGATGCCAGTAAAACAAAGGGCAGTGCTGATAATCTGCAAACCGAGGGTGGATCATGGGAATGGCTTCAAGCTGCAAGAGTTCTGCTTGTTATCCAACTTTGGGCAGTGATTGTTTCACTACTACCGTACTACATTAGTCAAATTCCTGATGGTACACCAATACAAAGTTCAGTGATCTGGGTGGTGCTCGCCATTTTGACATTGATCGTCCTATATGCCATGTTTGGTTCACCATACTCTGCTGGTGTTGAATGGAAACTTCTGAAGGCCACGATGATCACTTCAATCTCAATAGGGCTGGGGCTTATGTCGATAATAAATTTCGCTACTGCTCAGCTTGGGGCGTTGATTGTGATCCCAATGTGCCTGTTTTCTCGACCGCTGAAAGCACAGCTTGGTTTGAGCTTCCTTCCACGGACAGTATTGTGTGCTTCAAATATACTTCTTGCTGTCTTTGGTTTCCCTCCAGCTGCATTGTTGATTATGAAAGGGCTGTCCAAGGGGTCCTGGACGGTAGACCTTGGAGATTTCTGGGCGTCAATGGAGTTCTTGTGGGAATGGAGTAGCGCCACGTATCTGTATCTGTTTCTTGTCCATCTTCCCTGCTGGCTTCTATGCATCCATGTCTTGCTGCATCCATGTCGCCAAGTGGGATCAAAGGTTAAGCGGGAGTAG
- the LOC109760505 gene encoding splicing factor SF3a60 homolog, with amino-acid sequence MASSVLEATRAAHEDLERLERLAVRELQRDPANARDRLFQSHRVRHMLDLVVSTSDKLVEIYEDKDGARKDEISTHLTAPVQSDIFPKYYERLKEIRDYHRRNHSARFVSETDDYEELLKEEPAIEFTGEEAFGRYLDLHELYNEFINSKFGSLMEYSAYVGTFAQTEKIAHNLKATRPYKEYLEHILEYLMSFLYRTEPLQDIEKIFTKLESEFEEQWINGEVPGWENKGTEKESVLQESAVDLDYYSTVEELVELGPEKLKEALTARGLKGGGTVQQRAERLFLLKHTPLEKLDRKHFAKGDDLKKEIALIEMKMKRLCEILDEVIVRTKENAEKKLTLTYEEMEAEREEEEVQADSESDDEDQQIYNPLKLPMGWDGKPIPYWLYKLHGLGQEFKCEICGNHSYWGRRAYERHFKEWRHQHGMRCLGIPNTKNFNEITSIKEATALWERIQAKQGQNKWRPDLEEEYEDKDGNIYNKKTYTDLQRQGLI; translated from the exons ATGGCGTCGTCTGTGCTGGAGGCCACGCGGGCGGCGCACGAGGACCTCGAGCGGTTAGAGCGCCTGGCGGTGCGCGAGCTGCAGCGCGACCCCGCCAACGCGCGCGACCGCCTCTTCCAGTCCCACCGCGTCCGCCACATGCTCGATCTCGTCGTCTCCACTTCCGACAAGCTG GTGGAAATCTATGAAGACAAGGACGGTGCTAGGAAGGATGAGATCTCCACCCATCTTACCGCGCCGGTGCAAAGTGACATCTTCCCCAAGTACTATGAAAGGCTGAAAGAG ATTCGTGATTACCATAGACGGAATCACTCTGCCCGTTTCGTCAGTGAAACTGATGATTATGAGGAGCTACTAAAGGAGGAACCAGCTATTGAATTCACTGGCGAG GAAGCATTTGGCCGGTACTTGGACCTACATGAGCTCTACAACGAGTTCATAAATTCCAAGTTTGGATCACTAATGGAATACTCAGCATACGTTGGCACTTTTGCTCAGACTGAAAAAATCGCACATAATCTAAAAGCTACCAG GCCATACAAAGAATATTTGGAGCATATTTTGGAATATCTGATGTCATTTCTGTATCGTACAGAACCGTTGCAAGATATTGAGAAGATTTTTACAAAG TTGGAAAGTGAGTTTGAAGAACAGTGGATCAATGGCGAAGTTCCTGGATGGGAGAATAAGGGCACAGAGAAAGAATCTGTGTTGCAAGAGTCTGCAGTAGACCTTGATTACTACAGTACTGTTGAAGAGCTTGTAGAGCTTGGTCCGGAAAAGTTGAAGGAG GCTTTAACTGCTCGTGGATTGAAGGGTGGTGGCACTGTTCAACAGCGTGCTGAGCGACTTTTCTTGCTGAAG catacacccttggaaaaaCTGGATCGTAAGCATTTTGCCAAAGGTGATGATTTGAAGAAGGAAATTGCTTTGATTGAAATGAAGATGAAGCGCTTATGTGAGATTCTCGATGAG GTCATTGTAAGAACAAAGGAAAATGCGGAGAAGAAGCTGACCTTGACCTATGAAGAAATGGAAGCAGAGCGGGAAGAG GAAGAAGTACAAGCTGATagtgaaagtgatgatgaagaccaACAAATCTACAACCCCCTCAAGTTACCAATGGGCTGGGACGGGAAACCTATCCCTTATTGGCTCTATAAGCTTCACGGTCTTGGTCAG GAATTCAAGTGTGAAATATGTGGTAACCACAGTTACTGGGGGCGAAGGGCTTATGAGCGCCATTTCAAGGAGTGGCGCCATCAGCATGGGATGCGATGCCTTGGCATTCCTAATACTAAGAACTTCAATGAAATTACATCCATCAAG GAAGCGACAGCACTCTGGGAGAGAATACAAGCAAAGCAAGGGCAGAACAAGTGGCGGCCAGACTTGGAAGAAGAGTATGAAGATAAGGATGGAAACATCTACAACAAAAAGACCTATACTGATCTGCAGCGCCAAGGCCTGATATAG